A single window of Eucalyptus grandis isolate ANBG69807.140 chromosome 1, ASM1654582v1, whole genome shotgun sequence DNA harbors:
- the LOC104420244 gene encoding scopoletin glucosyltransferase, which translates to MGGQMGSENDQLHIFFFPLMAPGHMIPMIDMAKLFAIRGCKSTLITTPHDEPTFLKSIAKTKDSGFDIDVVTVTLPLKEVGLPEDCDNLSKVTTVEIRKQFMRATMMLDRQLELLIEKLAPNCLISDMFLPWTTEIAAKYEIPRLTFHGTGAFSFAGTVCVRLYEPHKKVSCDSEPFIIPNFPGEITMSRMQLPDLFREETDFIEFYNKVKESEERSFGVIMNSFYELEPAYADHYRTFLGIRSWFVGPLSLCNKETEDKAHRGNQASIDQHEYLKWLDSKQPNSVIYICFGSMANFNAAQLHEIAVGLEASGQQFIWVVKKDPNVEEGKEEWLPDGYESRIRNNGLIIRGWAPQVLILDHEAIGGFVTHCGWNSTLEAVTAGVPMVTWPVEAEQFFNEKFVTQVLKIGVNIGVKQRVRFFGDSVKSERVEEAVKRVLVREEAEKMRRKAKALAEMAKGAVEEGGSSWSDLGALLQELRLQRSAHNKI; encoded by the coding sequence ATGGGAGGACAAATGGGTAGTGAAAACGATCAgcttcacattttcttcttccctctcatGGCTCCAGGCCACATGATCCCAATGATCGACATGGCCAAACTCTTTGCCATTAGAGGCTGCAAGTCCACCCTCATCACCACCCCCCATGACGAGCCCACCTTCTTGAAATCCATTGCGAAAACCAAGGATTCAGGCTTCGACATTGATGTCGTCACAGTGACATTGCCCTTGAAAGAGGTTGGCTTGCCAGAAGACTGTGACAATCTGAGCAAGGTCACTACGGTGGAAATACGCAAGCAATTCATGAGAGCTACCATGATGCTGGACCGACAGCTCGAGCTGCTAATAGAGAAACTTGCCCCTAATTGTCTAATCTCGGACATGTTCCTCCCCTGGACAACCGAGATAGCGGCCAAGTATGAAATCCCTAGGCTCACTTTCCATGGGACAGGTGCCTTTTCCTTTGCAGGCACAGTATGTGTGAGGCTCTATGAGCCTCACAAGAAGGTGTCATGCGATTCAGAGCCCTTCATCATCCCCAACTTCCCCGGAGAAATCACAATGTCCAGGATGCAGTTGCCGGATTTATTCAGGGAAGAGACTGACTTCATTGAGTTCTACAACAAAGTGAAGGAATCGGAGGAGAGGAGCTTCGGAGTCATCATGAACAGCTTCTATGAGCTTGAGCCGGCTTATGCTGACCATTACAGGACATTCCTAGGGATACGATCCTGGTTTGTCGGCCCGCTCTCATTGTGCAATAAGGAGACTGAGGACAAGGCACACAGGGGCAACCAAGCGTCCATTGACCAGCACGAGTACCTCAAGTGGCTCGACTCAAAGCAACCCAACTCAGTGATCTACATTTGCTTCGGAAGCATGGCAAATTTCAACGCTGCTCAGCTCCACGAGATCGCAGTCGGACTAGAAGCATCAGGTCAACAATTCATCTGGGTGGTGAAGAAGGACCCGAATGTGGAAGAAGGCAAAGAAGAGTGGTTGCCTGATGGGTATGAATCAAGAATCCGAAACAACGGCCTCATCATCCGGGGCTGGGCTCCTCAGGTGCTGATTCTTGATCATGAGGCGATCGGGGGTTTCGTGACACATTGTGGGTGGAACTCAACCCTGGAGGCAGTCACAGCCGGTGTGCCAATGGTGACTTGGCCGGTCGAGGCAGAGCAATTCTTCAACGAGAAGTTCGTGACCCAGGTGCTCAAGATTGGGGTCAACATAGGGGTGAAGCAGCGGGTGAGGTTCTTCGGGGACAGCGTGAAGAGTGAGAGAGTTGAGGAGGCAGTGAAGAGAGTCCTGGTGCGTGAGGAAGCAGAGAAAATGAGAAGGAAGGCAAAAGCACTTGCAGAGATGGCGAAAGGGGCTGTGGAAGAAGGTGGGTCTTCTTGGTCTGATTTGGGAGCTTTGCTTCAAGAGCTCAGACTGCAGAGATCGGCTCACAACAAGATCTGA